One segment of Streptomyces sp. XD-27 DNA contains the following:
- a CDS encoding DHA2 family efflux MFS transporter permease subunit, whose amino-acid sequence MPETAPQLDPRRWKALIFIALAQLMVVLDATIVNIALPHAQDALDISEASKQWVITAYALAFGGLLLFGGRLADLWGRKQTFIVGLAGFAAASALGGAAVNPAMLFGSRALQGVFGAMLAPAALSLLAVMFTDTKERAKAFGIFGAIAGGGGAVGLILGGVLTQYMNWRWTFFVNIPFAVIAAAGAILVIREPSESRNPAKLDIPGVILATTGLVALVYGFTRAAEEGWSDGLTIGMFVASGLLLIAFVFVESTVKAPLLPLRVVTERNRGGAYASLGLAIIGMFGLFLFLTFYLQNLRGYSPVKTGLAFLPMIVGMIIGSTQIGTRLMTRVAPRLLMAPGFLAAAVGMLMLTQIDLDTSYPALILPAFLIMGLGMGTAFMPAMSLATHGVQPQDAGVASAMVNTSQQVGGAIGTALLSTIATSATTAYASSHKGAVEAAFGKSPADGAKAAELMQAQAMVHGFSVAIWWAVGILLFAAAVVVVFINAGRPDLGQTVAGSGDGEGQDAPIPVMAH is encoded by the coding sequence ATGCCTGAAACGGCTCCCCAACTCGACCCGCGGCGCTGGAAAGCGCTGATATTCATCGCCCTGGCCCAGCTCATGGTCGTGCTCGACGCGACGATCGTGAACATCGCGTTGCCCCACGCCCAGGACGCCCTCGACATATCCGAGGCCAGCAAGCAGTGGGTCATCACCGCTTACGCGCTCGCCTTTGGTGGCCTGCTGCTCTTCGGCGGCCGGCTCGCCGACCTGTGGGGCCGCAAGCAGACCTTCATCGTCGGTCTGGCCGGCTTCGCCGCCGCCTCCGCGCTCGGTGGCGCCGCGGTGAACCCCGCTATGCTCTTCGGCTCCCGCGCCCTCCAGGGCGTGTTCGGCGCGATGCTCGCCCCGGCCGCGCTCTCGCTGCTCGCGGTGATGTTCACCGACACCAAGGAGCGCGCCAAGGCGTTCGGCATCTTCGGTGCCATCGCCGGTGGTGGCGGCGCCGTGGGCCTCATCCTCGGCGGTGTCCTCACCCAGTACATGAACTGGCGCTGGACCTTCTTCGTCAACATCCCGTTCGCGGTCATCGCGGCTGCCGGCGCCATCCTCGTCATTCGCGAGCCCTCGGAGAGCCGTAACCCCGCCAAGCTCGACATCCCCGGCGTCATCCTGGCCACCACCGGCCTGGTCGCCCTGGTGTACGGCTTCACCCGCGCGGCCGAGGAGGGCTGGTCCGACGGCCTCACCATCGGCATGTTCGTCGCCTCCGGTCTGCTGCTGATCGCCTTCGTGTTCGTCGAGTCCACGGTCAAGGCCCCGCTGCTGCCGCTGCGCGTGGTCACCGAGCGGAACCGCGGCGGCGCCTACGCGTCGCTGGGTCTGGCGATCATCGGCATGTTCGGCCTGTTCCTGTTCCTGACCTTCTACCTGCAGAACCTTCGGGGCTACAGCCCGGTCAAGACCGGTCTGGCCTTCCTCCCGATGATCGTGGGCATGATCATCGGCTCGACCCAGATCGGTACCCGGCTGATGACCCGGGTCGCGCCGCGACTGCTGATGGCGCCGGGCTTCCTGGCCGCCGCCGTCGGCATGCTGATGCTGACCCAGATCGACCTCGACACCTCCTACCCCGCGCTGATCCTCCCGGCGTTCCTGATCATGGGCCTCGGTATGGGTACGGCGTTCATGCCGGCCATGAGCCTGGCCACACACGGGGTGCAGCCGCAGGACGCGGGCGTCGCCTCGGCCATGGTCAACACCTCGCAGCAGGTGGGCGGCGCCATCGGCACCGCGCTGCTCAGCACCATCGCGACCAGCGCCACCACCGCGTACGCCAGCTCGCACAAGGGCGCCGTCGAGGCCGCGTTCGGCAAGTCGCCCGCGGACGGCGCCAAGGCGGCCGAGCTGATGCAGGCCCAGGCGATGGTGCACGGCTTCTCGGTCGCCATCTGGTGGGCGGTCGGCATCCTGCTGTTCGCCGCGGCGGTCGTGGTGGTCTTCATCAACGCCGGGCGGCCGGACCTCGGTCAGACCGTCGCCGGCTCCGGTGACGGTGAGGGGCAGGACGCGCCGATCCCGGTGATGGCGCACTGA
- a CDS encoding DUF4190 domain-containing protein, whose amino-acid sequence MSTTSPAAWRRTDADGMAVASFVMGLIGLLLFNLVFGPCAIILGGLALARGTGRRGRALLGITLGAADLLVLAALVTADQSVIWQFGG is encoded by the coding sequence ATGAGCACCACGAGTCCGGCCGCCTGGCGCCGCACCGACGCCGACGGCATGGCCGTCGCCTCGTTCGTCATGGGCCTGATCGGCCTTCTGCTGTTCAACCTGGTCTTCGGGCCGTGCGCGATCATCCTCGGCGGCCTCGCGCTGGCCCGCGGCACCGGGCGCCGCGGCCGGGCCCTGCTCGGCATCACGCTGGGCGCGGCCGACCTCCTCGTACTCGCCGCCCTGGTGACGGCCGATCAGTCGGTCATCTGGCAGTTCGGGGGCTGA
- a CDS encoding TetR/AcrR family transcriptional regulator yields the protein MRADALRNRERIIAAAREVLVEYGAEVPLDEIARRAGVGNATIYRHFADRRELIHHVTLSVMGRIADQAEAARAEESDAFQALRRFVHAAADERIGALCPLLSDGIDREHPDHVAAKGRLEAAIEALMRSARDTGQLRTDIDVGDLMVALTQLTRPLPGWGSRLGAPPGRSPGEEPGGGCMNFDRFVHRHLQLFLDGLMTPARSELSGSAATLEDLRRQQS from the coding sequence CTGCGCGCGGACGCGCTGCGCAACCGGGAGCGGATCATCGCGGCCGCCCGCGAGGTGCTCGTCGAGTACGGGGCGGAGGTCCCCCTCGATGAAATCGCTCGACGAGCGGGCGTCGGGAATGCCACGATCTATCGGCACTTCGCGGACCGTCGCGAGTTGATCCACCATGTCACCCTCTCGGTCATGGGCCGCATCGCGGACCAGGCCGAGGCGGCCCGAGCTGAGGAGAGCGATGCCTTCCAGGCGCTGCGGCGTTTCGTGCACGCGGCGGCGGACGAGCGCATCGGAGCCCTGTGCCCGCTCCTCTCCGACGGGATCGACAGAGAGCACCCCGACCATGTAGCCGCCAAGGGGCGGCTCGAGGCCGCCATCGAGGCGCTCATGCGGAGCGCGCGCGACACCGGCCAGCTGCGCACCGACATCGACGTCGGTGACCTGATGGTCGCCCTGACCCAGCTCACCAGACCGCTGCCGGGTTGGGGGTCCCGCCTGGGGGCACCTCCCGGACGAAGTCCGGGGGAGGAGCCTGGGGGCGGCTGTATGAACTTCGACCGATTCGTGCACCGGCATCTCCAGCTGTTCCTGGACGGCCTGATGACGCCGGCGCGCTCCGAACTCTCCGGCTCCGCCGCGACCTTGGAGGACCTGCGACGCCAGCAGTCATGA
- a CDS encoding M6 family metalloprotease domain-containing protein — MRRPRNPRGRISARRTALAATATLVLAVCAPAASNGARAGPPAARAPALPGSATPDDGLSCTLAPGPDTRMSEGMPTAPGYSRSTGTVHALTLMIDFPDTPGEGTARQRFAEFFPRTAQWFARGSYGRLDYRPAAPVDRWLRMPHTFRSYGIERGSTFEPGYRKLLRDIARAADPLVDFRRYDLVNVLITPNAGPPAAHTVLSVTFAGNREAPRADGVPLANVSFIYSRQDDGTGSFAANGYRVLPHENGHTFGLPDLYTAQGADHAGHWDVMSEDWGAGNDVFAWHKWKLGWLTEDQVECAARPGDSTYAISPLGRPGGGTKLVFVPASDSAGYAIEVRTNEGNDEGVCRPGVLISRLDTRADSGEGPITVMDATPDSGGCTRQPNVHPELSDAAYRSGGHLDDREHGLRITVTGQDAGGGYRVKVTRSA, encoded by the coding sequence ATACGTCGGCCCCGGAACCCCCGGGGCCGGATATCCGCCCGCCGCACCGCGCTCGCCGCCACCGCCACCCTCGTCCTGGCCGTCTGCGCGCCTGCGGCTTCCAACGGCGCACGGGCCGGACCGCCGGCCGCCCGCGCCCCCGCCCTGCCGGGGTCCGCCACCCCCGACGACGGCCTGTCGTGCACACTCGCCCCCGGACCGGACACCCGGATGTCGGAGGGCATGCCCACCGCGCCGGGCTACAGCCGCAGCACCGGCACCGTCCACGCCCTCACCCTCATGATCGACTTCCCCGACACGCCGGGTGAGGGGACGGCGCGGCAGCGCTTCGCGGAGTTCTTCCCGCGGACCGCGCAGTGGTTCGCCCGCGGTTCCTACGGCCGGCTGGACTACCGGCCGGCGGCACCGGTCGACCGCTGGCTACGGATGCCGCACACCTTCCGCTCATACGGCATCGAGCGCGGCAGCACCTTCGAGCCCGGCTACCGCAAGCTGCTCCGCGACATCGCGCGGGCCGCCGACCCGCTGGTCGACTTCCGCCGCTACGACCTGGTCAACGTGCTGATCACGCCCAATGCCGGACCGCCCGCCGCGCACACGGTCCTGTCGGTGACCTTCGCCGGGAACCGGGAGGCGCCCCGCGCCGACGGCGTCCCACTCGCCAACGTCTCCTTCATCTACAGCCGCCAGGACGACGGCACCGGCTCCTTCGCCGCCAACGGCTACCGCGTCCTGCCGCACGAGAACGGCCACACCTTCGGCCTCCCCGACCTCTATACGGCGCAGGGCGCGGACCACGCCGGTCACTGGGACGTGATGAGCGAGGACTGGGGCGCGGGCAACGACGTGTTCGCCTGGCACAAGTGGAAGCTCGGCTGGCTGACCGAGGATCAGGTGGAGTGCGCCGCCCGGCCGGGTGACTCGACCTACGCCATCAGCCCGCTCGGGCGCCCCGGCGGCGGCACCAAGCTGGTCTTCGTCCCCGCATCGGACTCCGCGGGCTACGCGATCGAGGTCCGTACGAACGAGGGGAACGACGAGGGCGTCTGCCGGCCGGGCGTCCTGATCTCCCGGCTGGACACCCGGGCCGACTCGGGCGAGGGCCCGATCACCGTCATGGACGCCACGCCGGACAGCGGCGGCTGCACCCGGCAGCCGAACGTGCACCCGGAGCTGAGCGACGCCGCGTACCGCTCAGGTGGGCACCTGGACGACCGCGAACACGGGCTCCGGATCACCGTGACGGGACAGGACGCGGGCGGCGGCTACCGGGTGAAGGTCACGCGCTCCGCATGA
- a CDS encoding siderophore-interacting protein → MTTAEATTEAATEAAAAAEAAEGTEAAEAAEAAPALPFRFFDVHVVRTRLLGRSMVRITFGGPELAEFVSGGRDQRFKLFLPHPHQDVPLVPTEAGENWFAEYRAMDPDERGIMRSYTVRAQRRDPDEVDVDFALHGAGPAAAEAGGPASRWAARAEPGDRAILLGPVVADNGGVDFRPPADTDWVLITGDETALPAVAGILEALPEGTPARAWIEVPHAEDIQQLPTPATAEITWLVRDRATGRRDGLVLDAVRGTDLPEGTPYAWIAGESGTVRALRRHLTGDRGFDRTRVMFTGYWRRGATEEQLVEEAVSGTAPADD, encoded by the coding sequence ATGACCACAGCAGAAGCCACCACCGAAGCCGCCACCGAAGCGGCAGCAGCCGCCGAAGCCGCAGAGGGCACCGAAGCCGCGGAGGCCGCCGAAGCAGCCCCGGCGCTTCCCTTCCGCTTCTTCGACGTCCACGTCGTACGGACGCGGCTCCTGGGCCGCTCCATGGTCCGGATCACGTTCGGTGGCCCGGAGCTGGCCGAGTTCGTCTCCGGCGGCCGCGACCAGCGGTTCAAACTCTTCCTTCCGCACCCCCACCAGGACGTGCCGCTGGTCCCCACGGAGGCCGGTGAGAACTGGTTCGCGGAGTACCGGGCTATGGACCCCGACGAGCGCGGCATCATGCGCTCGTACACCGTGCGCGCGCAGCGCCGCGACCCGGACGAGGTCGACGTCGACTTCGCGCTGCACGGCGCGGGTCCGGCGGCGGCCGAGGCCGGCGGACCGGCCTCCCGCTGGGCCGCCCGGGCCGAACCCGGCGACCGCGCCATCCTGCTCGGCCCGGTCGTCGCCGACAACGGCGGCGTGGACTTCCGCCCGCCGGCCGACACCGACTGGGTGCTGATCACCGGAGACGAGACCGCGCTGCCCGCCGTCGCGGGGATCCTCGAAGCGCTGCCGGAGGGCACCCCCGCGCGCGCGTGGATCGAGGTCCCGCACGCCGAGGACATCCAGCAGCTGCCCACCCCGGCCACCGCCGAGATCACCTGGCTGGTACGCGACCGGGCGACCGGCCGGCGCGACGGCCTGGTCCTGGACGCGGTCCGCGGCACGGACCTGCCCGAGGGGACGCCGTACGCGTGGATCGCCGGCGAGTCCGGCACCGTACGGGCGCTGCGCCGCCACCTCACCGGCGACCGCGGCTTCGACCGCACGCGCGTGATGTTCACGGGCTACTGGCGCCGGGGCGCCACCGAGGAGCAACTCGTCGAGGAGGCCGTGTCGGGCACCGCGCCCGCGGACGACTGA
- a CDS encoding aspartate aminotransferase family protein, with the protein MSLLAQTAEDASTGPVPSATDSRSHLFNDRTAERYRRVLADGAALVADTVAGTGRPFTGVTPAELTPRVAGIDLDQPLGSAAAALDELEDVYLRDAVYFHHPRYLAHLNCPVVIPALLGEAVLSAVNSSLDTWDQSAGGTLIERRLIDWTADRIGLGPAADGVFTSGGTQSNFQALLLAREEACARAVDRARTADDASEPPARHEILPRLRVLASEASHFSVRKSAKQLGLGPDAVIAVETDRERRMRPAALARELDRCRRDGLIVMAVVATAGTTDFGSIDPLPRIADLCAWAETWFHVDAAYGCGLLASRTRRHLLDGIERADSVTVDYHKSFFQPVSSSAVLVRDAATLRHVTYHADYLNPARMVEQRIPNQVDKSLQTTRRFDALKLWMTLRVMGADAIGDLFDEVVDRAAGGWELLDQDPRFEVVVKPQLSTLVFRYLPPSGPARALADQANLYAREALAASGAAVVAGTKVDGAHYLKFTLLNPETSLDDIAHVLDLLAEHAGRYLNENAAQHTRRRPAEHTGRYLNENTAEHTGRYEDEHSGRHLEQEPAERAAEHASPEPARRAG; encoded by the coding sequence GTGAGTCTCCTCGCGCAGACCGCTGAGGACGCCTCGACAGGCCCCGTACCCAGCGCGACGGACAGCAGGTCACACCTGTTCAACGACCGTACGGCGGAGCGCTACCGGCGCGTCCTGGCCGACGGTGCCGCGCTGGTCGCCGACACCGTCGCCGGCACCGGCCGCCCGTTCACCGGCGTCACCCCCGCCGAGCTGACCCCCCGCGTCGCCGGCATCGACCTCGACCAGCCGCTGGGCAGCGCGGCCGCCGCCCTGGACGAGCTGGAGGACGTCTATCTCCGGGACGCCGTCTACTTCCACCACCCGCGCTACCTGGCCCACCTCAACTGCCCCGTGGTGATCCCCGCGCTGCTCGGCGAGGCGGTCCTGTCCGCCGTCAACTCCTCCCTCGACACCTGGGACCAGAGCGCGGGCGGCACCCTCATCGAGCGGCGGCTGATCGACTGGACCGCCGACCGCATCGGGCTCGGCCCGGCCGCGGACGGCGTCTTCACCAGCGGCGGAACCCAGTCCAACTTCCAGGCCCTGCTGCTCGCCCGCGAGGAGGCGTGCGCCCGCGCGGTGGACCGCGCCCGTACGGCGGATGACGCCTCCGAGCCCCCCGCCCGGCACGAGATCCTTCCGCGACTGCGCGTCCTCGCCTCCGAGGCGAGCCACTTCAGCGTGCGGAAGTCCGCGAAACAGCTGGGGCTCGGCCCGGACGCCGTCATCGCCGTGGAGACCGACCGCGAACGGCGGATGCGGCCCGCCGCGCTCGCCCGCGAGCTGGACCGGTGCCGCCGCGACGGACTGATCGTGATGGCCGTCGTCGCCACCGCGGGCACCACCGACTTCGGTTCCATCGACCCGCTGCCGCGCATCGCCGACCTGTGCGCGTGGGCCGAGACCTGGTTCCACGTCGACGCCGCGTACGGCTGCGGGCTGCTCGCCTCCCGTACCCGGCGCCATCTGCTCGACGGCATCGAGCGCGCCGACTCGGTGACGGTCGACTACCACAAGTCCTTCTTCCAGCCGGTCAGTTCGAGCGCCGTTCTGGTCCGGGACGCGGCCACGCTGCGCCACGTCACGTACCACGCCGACTACCTCAACCCGGCGCGGATGGTCGAGCAGCGCATCCCCAACCAGGTCGACAAGTCCCTCCAGACCACCCGCCGCTTCGACGCGCTCAAGCTCTGGATGACGCTGCGCGTCATGGGCGCGGACGCGATCGGCGACCTCTTCGACGAGGTGGTCGACCGGGCGGCCGGCGGCTGGGAGCTGCTGGACCAGGACCCGCGCTTCGAGGTCGTGGTCAAGCCCCAGCTGAGCACGCTCGTCTTCCGCTACCTGCCCCCGAGCGGCCCGGCCCGTGCGCTGGCCGACCAGGCGAACCTGTACGCCCGCGAGGCCCTGGCGGCCTCCGGCGCCGCGGTCGTCGCGGGCACCAAGGTCGACGGGGCCCACTACCTGAAATTCACCCTGCTGAACCCGGAGACCTCGCTGGACGACATCGCGCACGTCCTCGATCTGCTCGCCGAACACGCGGGCCGCTACCTCAACGAGAACGCCGCCCAGCACACCCGCCGGCGCCCCGCCGAGCACACCGGCCGCTATCTCAACGAGAACACCGCCGAGCACACCGGCCGCTACGAGGACGAGCACTCCGGCCGCCACCTGGAGCAGGAACCGGCCGAGCGCGCCGCCGAGCACGCCTCCCCCGAGCCCGCCCGCCGCGCCGGCTGA
- a CDS encoding MarR family winged helix-turn-helix transcriptional regulator, producing the protein MEAKKTDPADQPRWLSDEEQRTWRAYLHATTLLEDHLDRQLQRDAGMPHIYYALLIQLSEAPRRRLRMTVLAQQTKITRSRLSHAIARLERNGWVRREDCASDRRGQNAVLTDEGYEVLRQTAPGHVAAVRSAIFDRLTPEQVARLGEICAIVAEGLQPEGADLPWLR; encoded by the coding sequence GTGGAAGCCAAGAAGACCGACCCCGCAGATCAGCCCCGCTGGCTCAGCGATGAGGAGCAGCGCACCTGGCGGGCCTATCTGCACGCCACCACACTGCTCGAGGACCATCTCGACCGTCAGCTGCAGCGGGACGCGGGCATGCCGCACATCTATTACGCGCTGCTGATCCAGCTCTCGGAGGCGCCGCGTCGGCGACTGCGGATGACCGTCCTCGCCCAGCAGACGAAGATCACCCGCTCCCGGCTGTCGCATGCCATCGCCCGGCTGGAGAGAAACGGCTGGGTGCGCCGGGAGGACTGCGCGTCCGACAGACGCGGTCAGAACGCGGTGCTCACGGACGAGGGGTACGAGGTGCTGCGGCAGACCGCGCCCGGGCATGTCGCCGCGGTGCGCTCGGCGATATTCGACCGGCTGACCCCGGAGCAGGTCGCCCGACTCGGCGAGATCTGCGCCATCGTGGCCGAGGGGCTGCAACCGGAGGGCGCGGATCTGCCCTGGCTGCGCTGA
- a CDS encoding GNAT family N-acetyltransferase, translating to MSETPSTRIFTRTDARLGEFAVRTLDPVADAELLHGWLTHPKSAYWMMLDADVADVAREYRRIADHPHHDAYLGLHQGRPAFLVERYDPKHVELVGLYEPLEGDVGMHFLCAPTDTPLHGFTRAVITTVMDFVLADPAARRVVVEPDIGNTAVHALNAAVGFEVVGPIVKPEKEALLSVCTREQFMATQGATV from the coding sequence ATGAGCGAGACTCCCTCCACCCGGATCTTCACCCGCACGGACGCAAGGCTGGGCGAGTTCGCCGTACGTACGCTGGACCCGGTGGCGGACGCGGAGCTGCTGCACGGCTGGCTGACCCACCCCAAGTCGGCGTACTGGATGATGCTGGACGCGGACGTGGCGGACGTGGCGCGGGAGTACCGCAGGATCGCCGACCACCCGCACCACGACGCGTACCTGGGGCTGCACCAGGGCCGCCCGGCGTTCCTCGTGGAGCGATACGACCCGAAGCACGTGGAACTGGTCGGCCTGTACGAACCGCTGGAGGGAGACGTCGGCATGCACTTCCTGTGCGCGCCGACCGACACCCCGCTGCATGGATTCACCCGTGCCGTGATCACGACCGTGATGGATTTCGTCCTCGCCGATCCGGCCGCCCGGCGCGTCGTGGTCGAGCCCGACATCGGCAACACGGCGGTGCACGCGCTGAACGCCGCGGTCGGCTTCGAGGTGGTCGGTCCGATCGTGAAGCCGGAGAAAGAGGCGCTGCTGAGCGTCTGCACGCGCGAGCAGTTCATGGCCACGCAAGGAGCAACGGTATGA
- a CDS encoding IucA/IucC family siderophore biosynthesis protein, whose amino-acid sequence MTSGTTPGLTSGTTSGLTSGTTSGLTSGTTSGTTPATPPQTDARGAVAHLTPELWARAGRQLVRKALAEFAHERLLNPEPQPDGSWVVRSDDAATEYRFRARRRALDHWQVAPETITRHRDGTELPLDALEFFIELRGTLGLTDRILPVYLEEISSTLAGSAYKLAKEPVSAAELAGADFQAIETGMTEGHPCFVANNGRLGFGVHEYHAYAPEAASEVRLVWLAGHRDHATFTCAADLDYEGLMRAELGQEVLDGFAKTLTDLGLNAADYLYIPVHPWQWWNKMSVTFAAELAERRLVYLGTGTDAYLAQQSIRTFFNTTAPSKHYVKTALSVLNMGFMRGLSAAYMEATPAINDWLAALIASDEVFGATGLTIIRERAAIGYRHGRYEAATDRYSPYRKMLAALWRESPVPALEPGERLATMASLLHTDAEGRSLAAALIRRSGLAPEDWLRRYLHAYLTPLLHSFYAYDLVFMPHGENVILALDETGTVQRAIFKDIAEEIAVMDPDAALPPAVQRIRADVPEDKKLLSIFTDVFDCFFRFLGATLADDGTLPEDAFWRTVAACVADYERSVPHLAEKFRQYDMFTETFALSCLNRLQLRNNEQMVDLSDPAGALQLVGTLENPIARFAGEVRGA is encoded by the coding sequence ATGACCTCTGGAACGACCCCCGGCCTGACCTCTGGAACGACCTCCGGCCTGACCTCTGGAACGACCTCCGGCCTGACCTCTGGAACGACCTCCGGTACGACCCCCGCTACCCCCCCGCAGACGGACGCGCGGGGCGCGGTGGCGCACCTGACCCCGGAGCTGTGGGCCCGGGCGGGCAGGCAGCTGGTCCGCAAGGCGCTGGCGGAGTTCGCGCACGAGCGCCTGCTGAACCCGGAACCGCAGCCCGACGGCTCGTGGGTGGTGCGGAGCGACGACGCCGCGACGGAGTACCGCTTCCGGGCGCGGCGGCGTGCCCTGGACCACTGGCAGGTGGCGCCGGAGACCATCACCCGCCACCGGGACGGCACCGAACTCCCCCTGGACGCCCTCGAATTCTTCATCGAGCTACGAGGCACGCTGGGTCTCACCGACCGGATCCTTCCGGTCTATCTGGAGGAGATCAGCTCCACGCTCGCCGGTTCGGCGTACAAGCTCGCCAAGGAGCCGGTGAGCGCCGCCGAGCTGGCCGGGGCCGACTTCCAGGCGATCGAGACGGGCATGACCGAGGGCCACCCGTGCTTCGTCGCCAACAACGGGCGGCTGGGCTTCGGGGTGCACGAGTACCACGCGTACGCCCCGGAGGCCGCGTCCGAGGTCCGGCTGGTCTGGCTGGCCGGGCACCGCGACCACGCCACGTTCACCTGCGCCGCGGACCTGGACTACGAGGGCCTGATGCGCGCGGAACTGGGCCAGGAGGTGCTGGACGGCTTCGCGAAGACCCTGACCGACCTGGGCCTGAACGCGGCGGACTACCTCTACATCCCGGTCCACCCGTGGCAGTGGTGGAACAAGATGTCGGTGACGTTCGCGGCGGAGCTGGCCGAGCGCCGCCTGGTCTACCTGGGCACGGGAACGGACGCCTACCTGGCGCAGCAGTCCATCCGTACCTTCTTCAACACCACCGCCCCGTCCAAGCACTACGTCAAGACGGCGCTGTCCGTCCTCAACATGGGCTTCATGCGGGGCCTGTCGGCGGCGTACATGGAGGCGACCCCGGCGATCAACGACTGGCTGGCGGCCTTGATCGCCTCCGACGAGGTGTTCGGCGCCACGGGCCTGACGATCATCCGCGAGCGGGCGGCGATCGGCTACCGCCACGGCAGGTACGAGGCCGCGACCGACCGCTACTCCCCGTACCGCAAGATGCTGGCCGCGCTGTGGCGGGAGAGCCCGGTCCCGGCCCTGGAGCCGGGCGAGCGCCTGGCGACGATGGCGTCCCTCCTGCACACCGACGCCGAGGGCCGCTCCCTGGCGGCGGCCCTGATCCGCCGCTCCGGCCTGGCCCCGGAGGACTGGCTGCGCCGCTACCTGCACGCCTACCTGACCCCGCTGCTGCACAGCTTCTACGCGTACGACCTGGTCTTCATGCCGCACGGCGAGAACGTGATCCTGGCCCTGGACGAGACGGGGACGGTCCAACGGGCGATCTTCAAGGACATCGCCGAGGAGATCGCGGTCATGGACCCGGACGCGGCCCTCCCCCCGGCGGTCCAGCGCATCCGCGCCGACGTCCCCGAGGACAAGAAGCTCCTGTCGATCTTCACGGACGTCTTCGACTGCTTCTTCCGCTTCCTGGGCGCCACCCTGGCAGACGACGGCACCCTGCCGGAGGACGCCTTCTGGCGCACGGTCGCCGCATGCGTGGCGGACTACGAGAGGTCGGTCCCGCACCTGGCGGAGAAGTTCCGGCAGTACGACATGTTCACGGAAACCTTCGCCCTGTCCTGCCTGAACCGCCTCCAGCTCAGGAACAACGAGCAGATGGTCGACCTGTCGGACCCGGCGGGCGCTCTCCAGCTCGTAGGGACCCTGGAGAACCCGATCGCACGGTTCGCGGGGGAGGTACGCGGGGCCTGA
- a CDS encoding ABC transporter substrate-binding protein, with translation MRPSRALSLSRRGLLAAGGAVGLGALVTACGDDKGSKSGGGSDSGKGGAWSFTDDRKKTVRLDGTPQRIVAYTPVAAALHDFGIDDQIVGVFGPTKLPNGKPDPMAGDVDVNRVKILGNEYDKFSIEEYVGLEPQLLISNMYDPGALFYVPEASKKKIFSLADTLAISTARVSMLEPIKRYAELAESLGADLKAKKVTDAKARFEKAAETLRKTAKSSRIRVMACSANPDLFYVSNPKVNADLIYFRELGVDFVVPEKLDENGYFQSLSWENADQYDADLLLLDNRTGTLQPKDLASKPTWKQLPAVKAGQIASWSSEPRFSYAGAAPLIESLTKAIQDAKKVR, from the coding sequence ATGCGCCCCTCCAGAGCCCTCTCCCTCTCCCGCCGCGGCCTGCTCGCCGCGGGCGGCGCCGTCGGCCTCGGCGCCCTGGTCACCGCCTGCGGCGACGACAAGGGCTCGAAGTCCGGCGGCGGTTCGGACAGCGGCAAGGGCGGCGCCTGGTCCTTCACCGACGACCGCAAGAAGACGGTGCGCCTGGACGGCACCCCGCAGCGGATCGTCGCCTACACCCCCGTGGCCGCCGCCCTGCACGACTTCGGCATCGACGACCAGATCGTCGGCGTCTTCGGCCCGACCAAGCTCCCGAACGGCAAGCCGGACCCGATGGCCGGCGACGTGGACGTCAACCGGGTGAAGATCCTGGGCAACGAGTACGACAAGTTCAGCATCGAGGAGTACGTCGGCCTCGAACCCCAGCTGCTCATCAGCAACATGTACGACCCGGGCGCCCTGTTCTACGTCCCCGAGGCCAGCAAGAAGAAGATCTTCAGCCTGGCCGACACCCTCGCCATCAGCACCGCCCGGGTCTCGATGCTGGAGCCCATCAAGCGCTACGCCGAACTGGCCGAGTCCCTCGGCGCCGACCTCAAGGCCAAGAAGGTCACCGACGCCAAGGCCCGCTTCGAGAAGGCCGCCGAGACGCTGCGCAAGACCGCCAAGTCCAGCCGGATCAGGGTCATGGCGTGCTCCGCCAACCCCGACCTGTTCTACGTCTCCAACCCCAAGGTCAATGCCGACCTCATCTACTTCCGCGAGCTCGGCGTGGACTTCGTGGTCCCCGAAAAGCTGGACGAGAACGGCTACTTCCAGTCCCTGAGCTGGGAGAACGCTGACCAGTACGACGCCGACCTGCTCCTCCTCGACAACCGCACCGGGACGCTGCAGCCCAAGGACCTCGCCTCCAAGCCCACGTGGAAGCAGCTGCCCGCCGTCAAGGCCGGACAGATCGCCTCGTGGAGCAGCGAGCCGCGCTTCAGCTACGCCGGTGCCGCCCCGCTCATCGAGTCCCTGACCAAGGCCATCCAGGACGCCAAGAAGGTCCGCTGA